Proteins encoded within one genomic window of Rhinoderma darwinii isolate aRhiDar2 chromosome 5, aRhiDar2.hap1, whole genome shotgun sequence:
- the MPLKIP gene encoding M-phase-specific PLK1-interacting protein has product MSRQNFRSPNPSGPGGGEGSPGSFQSPPPFPGPGGPMLPPPLPAWGYGNPHTPTYGHRPQRPYGSGGGQWSPSQSPYGGRYSGHSPGNTPPRRPSPRFDTSPYSKSPGGNMHHYQQHHGRGYSSPRQTMNYQGSPRTSSPYGTPHGREKRVSDVENYYRPSMIEDPWANLKPLSLADIDQQKSNEQTTYTGKKGRYFS; this is encoded by the exons ATGTCCAGACAGAATTTTAGGTCTCCGAATCCTTCCGGACCAGGCGGCGGTGAAGGAAGCCCGGGGTCTTTCCAAAGCCCACCGCCGTTTCCAGGCCCCGGTGGCCCTATGCTTCCTCcaccgttgcctgcctggggttatGGCAATCCGCACACACCCACCTATGGACACAGGCCTCAGAGGCCTTACGGCAGCGGGGGAGGACAGTGGTCGCCCTCTCAAAGTCCTTACGGGGGCAGGTACAGCGGCCATTCCCCAGGTAACACTCCACCTCGGCGGCCTAGTCCTCGGTTTGACACGTCTCCTTACAGCAAGTCTCCCGGAGGAAACATGCACCATTACCAGCAACATCACGGTCGCGGCTACTCTTCTCCCAGGCAAACCATGAACTACCAG GGTTCACCCAGGACATCTTCACCATATGGTACACCGCATGGCAGAGAGAAAAGAGTGTCTGATGTGGAAAACTATTACAGACCTTCAATGATTGAGGACCCCTGGGCTAACCTAAAGCCATTATCACTAGCTGACATAGACCAACAAAAGAGCAATGAGCAAACAACATATACTGGTAAAAAAGGGCGGTATTTTAGCTAA